The following proteins are co-located in the Paenibacillus sp. FSL H8-0079 genome:
- the rlmH gene encoding 23S rRNA (pseudouridine(1915)-N(3))-methyltransferase RlmH has protein sequence MFIQIIGVGKLKEKYLTLGIQEYAKRLAPYIKFQMIEVADEKAPDTLSEAEVRAVKEREGERILAHVKSEAHVVALALDGQLWSSEELAMEIDKLGTYGTSHVVFVIGGSHGLSDEVLRRAKQRLSFGRMTLPHQLMRLVLVEQIYRAVKINRGEPYHK, from the coding sequence ATGTTTATTCAGATTATTGGCGTAGGCAAATTGAAGGAAAAGTATCTCACGCTGGGCATTCAGGAATATGCCAAGCGGCTCGCCCCGTACATCAAGTTTCAGATGATCGAGGTCGCAGACGAAAAGGCGCCCGATACCCTGAGCGAAGCTGAGGTTCGGGCGGTGAAAGAGCGCGAGGGCGAACGCATCCTCGCGCATGTGAAGAGCGAGGCGCATGTCGTCGCGCTCGCTTTGGATGGCCAACTCTGGAGTTCCGAAGAGCTGGCAATGGAGATCGACAAGCTCGGCACGTATGGGACGAGCCATGTCGTGTTTGTCATCGGAGGAAGCCATGGGCTCTCCGATGAGGTATTGCGCCGCGCGAAGCAGCGCTTGAGCTTCGGGCGCATGACCCTGCCGCATCAGCTTATGCGGCTGGTCCTGGTGGAGCAGATTTATCGCGCGGTGAAGATAAATCGGGGGGAACCGTACCACAAATAG
- a CDS encoding aldehyde dehydrogenase family protein, protein MTIQADQETIIVEAFINGQNVKSLSQVAKENPTNPTEIVGYFPVTTKEQAVEAIEAAAGAFKTWKQTSIDERIMMMRKAIEKIRASENEIVHLLSREHGKPLYDAHGEIYVSLMWMEFACNEAKSALQEEIKEHENGKTILSYDPIGVVAAISPWNYPIALSTIKIAPALLAGNTIVLKPSPYAPLAAAKVAEIIASEFPAGVINVVHGDADVGVELTTNPHVTKIAFTGGTATAKHIIKAASETIKDMTLELGGNDAAIFLESFDVHDERAMRRIVISNFLTTGQICMIAKRVYVHRSIYDEFVEKYIEAANRWIRIGDPFDSNTTVGPVNNLKQKDYVLGLVEDAQKRGAKVIPLGKILDQKLFEQGYFLQPTLVLGCDVHDPIVVEEQFGPTVPILPFDDEEQVIHLHNESIYGLTSSVWGKEEDAISVARQLEAGTTMINTAAVQGLDVRFPFGGFKQSGIGREYGAEGIRTYTEKHVINVPKTLDLPYIPE, encoded by the coding sequence ATGACGATCCAAGCAGACCAAGAGACAATTATAGTTGAAGCGTTCATTAATGGTCAGAATGTAAAATCCCTTTCGCAGGTAGCAAAAGAGAATCCGACAAACCCAACTGAGATCGTAGGCTATTTCCCTGTCACTACGAAAGAACAAGCGGTTGAAGCGATTGAAGCGGCGGCGGGAGCTTTTAAAACATGGAAGCAGACCTCCATTGATGAACGCATTATGATGATGCGCAAGGCGATCGAGAAGATTAGAGCTTCTGAGAATGAAATTGTACATTTGCTGTCCAGAGAGCATGGCAAGCCCCTGTATGATGCACACGGTGAAATTTATGTTTCGTTAATGTGGATGGAGTTTGCTTGTAATGAAGCCAAATCGGCTCTACAGGAAGAGATCAAAGAGCATGAGAATGGTAAAACCATTCTTTCCTATGATCCAATTGGTGTGGTGGCAGCGATTAGTCCATGGAACTATCCCATTGCTTTATCTACGATTAAGATTGCTCCTGCCTTACTTGCGGGCAACACGATTGTGCTTAAACCAAGTCCATATGCGCCACTGGCGGCAGCGAAGGTTGCAGAGATAATTGCGAGTGAGTTCCCGGCTGGTGTGATCAATGTCGTTCATGGTGATGCGGATGTTGGCGTTGAACTGACCACGAATCCTCATGTGACAAAGATCGCTTTCACAGGTGGAACCGCGACCGCTAAGCATATTATCAAAGCGGCTTCGGAAACGATTAAGGATATGACGCTTGAGCTTGGTGGCAATGATGCGGCGATTTTCTTGGAAAGCTTTGATGTTCATGATGAGCGAGCAATGCGCCGGATTGTCATTTCTAATTTTCTGACAACAGGACAGATCTGTATGATCGCCAAACGTGTGTATGTACACCGTTCTATTTATGATGAGTTTGTGGAAAAATATATAGAGGCGGCAAATCGCTGGATTCGAATTGGTGATCCCTTTGATTCAAATACGACGGTAGGCCCGGTTAATAACCTGAAGCAGAAGGATTATGTGCTTGGTTTGGTGGAAGATGCGCAAAAGCGCGGGGCTAAAGTCATTCCTCTTGGGAAAATTCTGGATCAGAAGCTGTTTGAGCAAGGTTACTTCTTACAACCTACACTTGTTTTGGGTTGCGATGTTCATGATCCGATTGTGGTGGAGGAACAGTTTGGTCCTACGGTTCCGATTCTGCCATTTGACGATGAAGAGCAGGTTATTCATCTACACAATGAAAGCATATATGGATTGACGAGTTCTGTGTGGGGGAAAGAAGAGGATGCCATCTCCGTCGCACGTCAACTCGAAGCTGGAACGACAATGATCAATACCGCTGCTGTGCAGGGGCTCGACGTTCGCTTTCCTTTCGGTGGCTTCAAGCAATCTGGTATTGGCCGTGAATATGGCGCGGAAGGTATCCGCACATATACAGAAAAACATGTCATCAACGTTCCGAAGACATTGGATCTTCCTTATATACCAGAGTAA
- a CDS encoding YndJ family transporter, whose product MNSSLKQRMKSLLAPAFPGGIITILIFYLDYFQFELVEKFLLFAAFVIVPLVILLLNHDAKNKHQRLIYAAMKWLQFPAALLTLASVMSSKMWGLESTEIPGILSLGWLLFTLLLGIYGLTTIVISKGKAAEIAIGAGLIYFFIGGIWFTLYQSQLNLFQANPATHALSSVHFHFSSAIVPIFIGALGRIMTKKSWYPWVVAIDIIGPILIAIGMIFSKPIEYIGVTLFACNIVVYTAYLLAYLRKNALDIKAAFFLGLSCLAFYTVVIISIFYPLLKNMYSLTILNFIPIYGSLHAFGFVLCGLIGWVFMVDFIKEKTSQSAS is encoded by the coding sequence ATGAATAGTTCCTTGAAGCAACGAATGAAATCATTATTAGCACCAGCGTTCCCCGGTGGAATCATAACCATTCTTATATTTTATCTTGATTACTTCCAATTCGAACTTGTTGAAAAGTTTCTACTTTTTGCGGCTTTCGTCATTGTACCTCTTGTGATTCTACTTTTGAACCATGACGCAAAGAATAAACATCAACGACTGATTTATGCCGCTATGAAATGGCTTCAATTTCCCGCCGCGCTTCTTACCCTGGCCTCGGTAATGAGTAGTAAGATGTGGGGGTTAGAAAGTACGGAAATTCCAGGGATTCTTTCTCTTGGATGGCTACTGTTCACACTGTTGCTCGGCATCTATGGCTTGACCACGATTGTGATTTCTAAAGGAAAAGCAGCGGAAATAGCGATTGGCGCTGGGCTCATTTACTTTTTTATCGGGGGCATTTGGTTTACCTTATATCAATCTCAATTGAACCTTTTCCAAGCTAATCCTGCAACGCACGCATTAAGCTCGGTTCACTTTCATTTTTCATCTGCGATCGTGCCGATTTTTATTGGTGCACTGGGACGCATCATGACGAAGAAAAGCTGGTATCCCTGGGTTGTTGCCATTGATATCATCGGACCAATCTTGATTGCTATTGGTATGATTTTCTCCAAGCCAATTGAATATATTGGTGTCACTCTGTTCGCCTGCAATATTGTGGTTTACACCGCTTATCTCCTGGCTTATTTGAGGAAAAACGCTTTGGATATAAAGGCAGCCTTCTTCTTGGGCCTTTCTTGCCTAGCCTTTTACACGGTTGTTATCATTTCCATCTTCTATCCGTTACTGAAAAATATGTACTCCTTAACCATACTCAATTTTATTCCCATTTATGGATCGTTGCATGCGTTTGGTTTTGTCTTATGTGGACTAATTGGTTGGGTGTTTATGGTCGACTTCATTAAGGAAAAGACTAGCCAATCGGCTTCATAG
- a CDS encoding CxxH/CxxC protein, whose product MYVVCKEHVDIAIDMFVDEYEDAPDIVDLKETEFADWDPPAKCAECEQHAEFLVV is encoded by the coding sequence ATGTACGTTGTATGCAAAGAACACGTGGACATTGCCATCGACATGTTTGTTGATGAGTATGAGGACGCTCCAGATATCGTTGATCTGAAGGAGACGGAATTTGCCGACTGGGACCCGCCTGCGAAGTGCGCTGAGTGCGAACAGCACGCGGAATTCCTCGTCGTTTAG
- a CDS encoding 5-methyltetrahydropteroyltriglutamate--homocysteine S-methyltransferase, whose product MIPFRNDHVGSFLRPADLSQAREQYKSGNITYEELRAVEDKEIIRIIEKQKENGVLAVTDGEFRRSWWHFDFLGGLDGVELYEQIDGPKFHNMQTRKGGIRVVGKVDFSSHPFVEDFEFLKKHAGDAVAKQTIPSPNMLLYRLENDANIYTDREQFLQDTIAAYQKAIQAFYDAGCRYLQLDDTAWADLFSDAGHDKLRAKGLKPAEELKTMQRMINESLAHKPADLVVTMHICRGNYKSNYFSTGGYEYASEIIFGGLKVDGLFLEFDDERSGGFEPLKYVNRKDLKIVLGLLTSKTGELEDKENIKARIAEAATYVPLEQLCLSPQCGFSSTEEGNILTEEQQWRKLRYVKEIAEEVWN is encoded by the coding sequence ATGATACCATTTCGTAATGATCATGTAGGTAGCTTTCTACGTCCTGCAGATTTAAGTCAGGCACGTGAACAATATAAATCAGGTAACATCACATATGAAGAATTAAGAGCTGTGGAAGATAAAGAGATTATTCGAATTATTGAAAAGCAAAAGGAAAATGGCGTATTGGCAGTTACGGATGGTGAATTCCGTAGAAGCTGGTGGCATTTTGATTTTCTGGGCGGCTTGGATGGCGTAGAGTTGTATGAGCAAATAGATGGACCAAAATTCCACAATATGCAAACGCGCAAGGGTGGGATTCGTGTTGTTGGTAAAGTCGATTTCTCGAGTCATCCCTTTGTTGAGGATTTTGAGTTTTTGAAAAAGCATGCAGGTGACGCTGTGGCGAAACAGACCATTCCAAGTCCCAACATGCTTCTATATCGATTGGAAAATGACGCTAATATCTATACGGACCGAGAGCAATTCCTTCAGGATACGATTGCGGCGTATCAAAAAGCAATTCAAGCGTTCTATGATGCGGGATGTCGATATCTGCAATTAGATGATACAGCTTGGGCAGACCTATTCTCAGACGCTGGTCACGATAAGCTACGTGCTAAAGGTCTGAAACCGGCGGAAGAGTTGAAAACGATGCAGCGAATGATTAATGAATCTTTGGCTCATAAACCGGCAGATTTAGTTGTGACGATGCATATTTGTCGTGGTAACTATAAATCGAACTATTTCTCAACGGGTGGTTACGAGTACGCTTCTGAAATTATCTTTGGAGGTTTAAAGGTAGATGGATTATTTTTAGAATTTGATGATGAGCGTTCAGGTGGTTTCGAGCCATTAAAATATGTGAATCGAAAAGATTTGAAAATCGTGCTTGGTTTACTCACATCGAAAACAGGCGAGTTAGAGGATAAAGAAAACATTAAAGCTCGGATTGCGGAGGCGGCAACCTATGTACCACTTGAGCAACTTTGTTTGAGCCCACAATGTGGCTTTTCGTCTACAGAAGAAGGCAATATTTTAACGGAAGAACAACAATGGCGTAAACTTCGTTATGTGAAGGAAATTGCAGAAGAAGTTTGGAATTAA
- a CDS encoding HEAT repeat domain-containing protein, giving the protein MTNNHDTGAVNELPENFEELKRAANRTSSWKDRLNAVNELGNWDTATTIKLLQHVLKNDQVFQVREAAYSKLKQLDEDVQMPAKNKGELFKGTNKILLRIKKSLPEGHTFEEFKEKLQKTRLDLYDTYEGDKDAEFDSWLHGIWETLGRR; this is encoded by the coding sequence TTGACGAACAACCATGATACTGGAGCAGTGAACGAACTACCGGAAAACTTTGAAGAGCTCAAACGAGCGGCTAATCGGACGTCAAGCTGGAAAGACAGACTAAATGCGGTGAATGAATTGGGGAACTGGGATACAGCCACTACCATTAAGTTGCTACAGCATGTTTTGAAAAATGATCAAGTGTTCCAGGTGCGTGAAGCCGCATATTCCAAGCTGAAGCAGTTGGATGAAGATGTTCAAATGCCTGCCAAAAACAAAGGCGAGCTGTTTAAAGGTACTAACAAAATTTTGCTGCGAATCAAAAAAAGCCTTCCTGAAGGTCACACATTTGAGGAATTCAAGGAAAAACTGCAAAAGACACGTCTGGATCTCTATGATACTTACGAGGGCGACAAAGATGCTGAATTCGACTCCTGGCTCCATGGAATTTGGGAGACACTAGGCAGAAGATAA
- a CDS encoding NADAR family protein: MSTHEIKIYSRETSIVFKKTKEPFGTMSNMAPGFPLLINGVKILTSEALYQACRFPHKPDVQREIIKQISPMTAKMKSKPHRNESRQDWFEARISIMRWCLRLKLYQNWFKFSEELKNTKGLPIVEESHKDSFWGAIPDEDNNNLFGTNALGRLLMELREEAIHADYEIALVNPPNIDNFLLYGKPIGTIKCILNKNIMTHEYKKPKFEVEQTFLFDD, encoded by the coding sequence TTGTCCACGCATGAAATAAAAATATACTCTAGAGAGACTTCAATTGTTTTCAAAAAAACTAAGGAACCATTTGGCACTATGTCCAACATGGCTCCTGGTTTTCCACTACTAATCAATGGAGTTAAGATTTTAACATCTGAGGCATTATATCAAGCTTGCCGATTCCCCCACAAACCCGACGTTCAAAGGGAAATCATAAAACAAATTAGCCCTATGACTGCAAAAATGAAGAGCAAACCACATCGGAATGAGTCAAGGCAAGATTGGTTTGAAGCAAGAATTTCTATAATGCGATGGTGTTTGAGATTGAAGTTGTACCAAAATTGGTTTAAATTTTCAGAGGAATTAAAAAATACAAAAGGACTACCCATAGTAGAGGAGTCGCATAAAGATTCTTTTTGGGGAGCAATCCCTGATGAAGATAATAATAATTTATTTGGTACGAATGCTTTAGGCAGATTACTCATGGAATTAAGAGAAGAAGCAATACATGCAGATTACGAAATTGCATTGGTTAATCCGCCTAATATAGATAATTTCCTTTTGTATGGAAAACCAATAGGAACAATAAAATGTATCTTGAACAAAAATATAATGACGCATGAATATAAAAAGCCTAAGTTTGAGGTTGAGCAAACATTTTTATTTGATGATTGA
- a CDS encoding trypsin-like peptidase domain-containing protein: MGLFGDDFYSTKVSRRAEPEQKGKLQIIRPGGRARGRDRWSNPRRSRTGISSTVKVAVISSVISSIVTVTLFSFITQPASLPLANATGNGGGGGAQTAQAADPYDRIIQAAAHVRPSVVSIVNHKTGSSLSMEDSALGSGVIFKKEDGKAYIMTNHHVVEGASDLEIVTVDGETHKAKLVGKDRVSDIAVLSAEDKGLGAVAEIGDSSKLQRGQTVLAIGNPLGLGGTLTSGIVSYTDRILPVSINQDGVYDWEQNVIQTDAAINEGNSGGALVDLNGKVVGINTMKISDTGVEGLGFAIPMNEVMRTVDSLLLNGKVSRPYLGVYTVDLSNPYAPLDDEQRKDLKLPSHVDSGVVVLEASGPASEAGMKLNDVITEFDGQKITSTLDLRKYLYDQKKIGDTIEVTFYRDGKAEKVSVKLTDKPE, translated from the coding sequence ATGGGATTGTTTGGAGACGATTTTTATTCAACCAAAGTATCAAGACGCGCCGAACCTGAACAGAAAGGCAAACTTCAGATCATCCGCCCTGGAGGCAGGGCACGTGGACGCGACCGCTGGAGCAATCCGCGCAGATCGCGTACGGGAATCAGTTCCACAGTCAAGGTAGCCGTGATCAGCTCGGTGATCAGTTCCATCGTGACCGTCACGCTGTTTAGCTTCATTACACAGCCCGCTTCATTACCGCTGGCGAATGCTACAGGCAACGGTGGTGGAGGCGGTGCACAGACAGCACAGGCAGCTGATCCATACGACCGGATTATTCAAGCGGCAGCCCATGTTCGTCCTTCGGTGGTGAGCATTGTGAACCATAAAACGGGTAGCAGTCTGTCGATGGAAGATTCGGCGCTGGGCTCAGGGGTCATTTTCAAGAAGGAAGATGGCAAGGCCTACATCATGACTAACCACCATGTGGTGGAGGGTGCGAGTGATCTGGAGATTGTGACCGTGGACGGGGAGACTCATAAAGCGAAGCTGGTCGGTAAAGACCGTGTGAGTGACATAGCTGTACTATCTGCAGAAGACAAAGGGCTGGGTGCAGTGGCGGAGATCGGCGATTCCAGCAAACTTCAACGCGGTCAAACGGTGCTAGCGATCGGTAACCCGCTCGGTCTGGGTGGTACGCTGACATCCGGTATTGTCAGTTACACGGATCGTATCCTGCCTGTATCGATTAATCAGGACGGGGTGTACGACTGGGAGCAAAACGTGATCCAGACGGATGCGGCGATTAATGAAGGTAATAGCGGTGGTGCTTTGGTCGATCTGAACGGTAAAGTGGTCGGCATCAATACGATGAAGATCTCGGATACGGGCGTCGAAGGTCTCGGCTTCGCCATTCCGATGAATGAAGTGATGAGAACGGTCGATTCCCTGCTACTAAACGGCAAAGTATCTCGTCCATATCTGGGCGTGTACACGGTGGATCTGAGTAACCCTTATGCACCACTGGATGACGAGCAGCGTAAGGATCTGAAGTTGCCATCTCACGTGGATAGCGGTGTGGTTGTGCTGGAAGCGTCCGGTCCGGCATCCGAAGCGGGCATGAAGCTGAATGATGTCATTACGGAATTTGACGGACAAAAAATTACCTCGACGCTGGATCTGCGGAAGTATCTGTACGATCAGAAGAAGATTGGGGATACAATTGAAGTGACTTTCTACCGGGATGGCAAAGCTGAGAAGGTATCGGTGAAGCTGACGGATAAACCGGAGTAA
- a CDS encoding DNA alkylation repair protein, giving the protein MNNNKSTEMKFSSNAENILQQINSKTKLGDLRKIAKDIKKDHKLAMELWSTEAFLPRLLAILIMDKKLLSQEVLNRLDEDMQTHTFDERNNLMDWLMANQLTKDKKTIALIESWENSPSVLQRRVFWYYQARLRWTGQTPPDNKEDLLSTIEANITKEEPEVQWAMNFTAAWIGIFDEKYRARCIKLGEITGLYKGEMVSKGCTPNYLPEFIAIEVNKRNKN; this is encoded by the coding sequence ATGAATAATAATAAAAGTACAGAAATGAAATTCTCTTCAAACGCAGAAAACATTCTACAACAGATCAATAGTAAAACTAAGCTAGGCGACTTACGAAAAATCGCCAAGGACATAAAAAAAGATCACAAACTAGCGATGGAACTTTGGTCAACCGAAGCGTTTTTACCCAGACTATTAGCAATCTTAATTATGGATAAAAAACTTCTTTCACAAGAAGTGCTAAATAGGCTGGATGAGGATATGCAGACGCACACTTTTGATGAGCGAAATAACTTGATGGATTGGTTAATGGCTAATCAGCTCACCAAAGACAAGAAGACAATTGCATTGATAGAGTCATGGGAAAATAGCCCTTCTGTTCTTCAAAGGCGAGTTTTCTGGTATTATCAAGCGCGATTGAGATGGACTGGGCAAACGCCGCCTGATAACAAAGAAGACTTACTATCTACAATAGAAGCTAACATTACGAAGGAGGAACCGGAAGTTCAATGGGCTATGAATTTCACCGCAGCCTGGATAGGCATTTTTGATGAAAAGTATCGTGCACGTTGTATTAAACTAGGTGAGATAACGGGCCTTTATAAAGGTGAAATGGTATCAAAGGGCTGTACTCCCAATTATTTGCCGGAATTCATTGCGATTGAAGTTAACAAACGAAATAAGAATTAG
- a CDS encoding MBL fold metallo-hydrolase — protein MGIYFTVLSSGSTGNATVIQHGGTSLMIDAGLSAKRLDALFQEREISGAELDGILVTHEHSDHIKGLGAMSRKYNLPIYANLNTWAALEKSVGAIPEENRRVFETGEKHDFGSLRVESFGISHDAAEPVGYTFDDGSEKLSVATDLGYMSDKVRDAISDSDVLVLEANHDVELLRMGRYPWNTKRRILSDIGHLSNEAAGAALSELMNGRIKRTYLAHLSRDHNMMDLAKMTVRDAMESRGCFYQDHEFKLCDTYYDRPTPWDRVGEP, from the coding sequence ATGGGGATATATTTTACCGTGTTATCCAGCGGTTCGACAGGCAATGCCACGGTCATACAACATGGGGGTACCTCTCTCATGATAGACGCGGGTCTGAGTGCGAAGCGATTGGATGCACTGTTTCAGGAAAGGGAGATTTCTGGGGCAGAACTGGACGGGATTCTGGTTACACATGAACATTCCGATCACATTAAAGGACTAGGCGCGATGTCTCGGAAATATAATTTACCAATCTATGCGAATCTGAATACGTGGGCGGCCCTGGAGAAGTCAGTTGGGGCGATTCCAGAGGAAAACCGGAGGGTATTTGAAACAGGTGAAAAGCATGATTTTGGGTCACTGCGCGTGGAGTCCTTCGGGATCTCGCATGATGCGGCTGAGCCTGTAGGGTATACGTTCGATGACGGCAGTGAGAAGCTGTCTGTTGCAACGGATCTAGGGTACATGAGCGACAAGGTTCGCGATGCCATCTCCGATTCTGACGTGCTGGTGCTGGAGGCGAACCATGATGTCGAATTGCTGCGTATGGGGCGTTATCCGTGGAACACCAAGCGCCGGATTTTGAGCGACATTGGGCATTTGTCGAACGAAGCAGCAGGTGCAGCGCTTAGTGAACTGATGAATGGACGCATCAAGCGCACGTATCTGGCACATCTTAGCCGGGATCATAATATGATGGACTTGGCGAAAATGACCGTGCGCGACGCGATGGAGAGCCGTGGTTGCTTTTATCAGGATCATGAGTTCAAACTCTGTGATACGTATTACGACCGTCCTACGCCATGGGATAGGGTGGGTGAGCCATAA
- a CDS encoding DUF5986 family protein: MLNQVGLQGEQAELLVKSFTESTEGVISEIKQEYDMETGNFKNGGAWDIRFNRIKQAALSNNMAVVTKRRGIWTFICVLDTDTGSLYIFSKEKNLEKVIKNFGKDKIHYFHAFVSINSGPLEFEEKQLSLFGTTLTEDYETKRLMEVQKILGEKYPLVNQVIFVVAQEVEKKMVGVEARLFNRYFELIDKVNWSMYVTMDDYSDLTITPEENKGDMEVIPKVKQSVKKLKEQFDQQIPTKKLDKANKKEENNS, from the coding sequence ATGCTAAATCAAGTAGGATTGCAAGGTGAGCAAGCTGAATTATTAGTTAAATCTTTTACTGAAAGTACAGAAGGTGTTATCAGTGAAATAAAGCAAGAGTACGACATGGAAACTGGGAATTTTAAGAATGGGGGAGCATGGGATATACGGTTTAATCGTATAAAACAAGCGGCTCTAAGTAATAATATGGCTGTTGTTACAAAAAGAAGAGGCATCTGGACTTTCATTTGTGTTTTAGATACTGATACAGGAAGTCTATACATCTTTTCAAAAGAAAAAAATTTGGAAAAAGTGATAAAAAACTTTGGTAAGGATAAGATTCATTATTTTCATGCTTTTGTTTCTATAAACAGCGGACCTTTGGAATTTGAGGAGAAACAGTTATCTTTGTTTGGTACTACTTTAACTGAGGATTACGAAACTAAGAGACTTATGGAAGTACAGAAGATACTTGGCGAGAAATATCCTTTAGTGAATCAAGTAATATTTGTAGTAGCTCAAGAAGTTGAGAAAAAAATGGTTGGAGTAGAAGCACGTTTATTCAATCGTTATTTTGAGCTAATTGATAAAGTGAATTGGTCTATGTATGTGACTATGGATGATTATAGTGATTTGACTATTACTCCAGAGGAGAATAAGGGTGACATGGAGGTTATACCAAAAGTCAAACAGTCGGTAAAGAAACTCAAGGAACAGTTCGATCAACAAATTCCGACAAAAAAACTGGATAAAGCGAATAAAAAAGAGGAAAATAACAGCTAA
- a CDS encoding XRE family transcriptional regulator, giving the protein MIQRQFNGSRLREGRIYRGLTITDLAAELGVSKQMISKYENDKAVPNLDALLTLTRILKFPKEYFYETSVEVKTGSTYFRSLLSTGKKEREMHYDRVKYLTIIRALLEEYVDFPELDVPDFSDQDTERVEEIAEKVREAWSLEDKPIKDIIYLLETKGFVISSLMLGKKSIDAFGSQHVVNGKQYYSIVLGNDKKSFYRRQFDVAHELGHKVLHDPYLNIDDLSKEEFKQIEQEANDFAAAFLLPKESFLRDVSIHPNDLMYYKLLKKKWSVSIGAMVMRAYKLGAINEGTYQYMQRSISNKGWRTKEPLDDVKDLRDPVSMKQAVELLIENDYISGDTFMQKLSQQYGLSLLREEVEELLGLEEGYLKTEVSYSGNIVSIKDKLDSKTRESAN; this is encoded by the coding sequence ATGATTCAAAGACAGTTTAATGGTTCAAGGTTAAGGGAGGGTAGAATTTACCGTGGCTTAACAATTACAGATTTAGCGGCCGAATTAGGTGTTAGTAAGCAGATGATTTCAAAATATGAAAATGACAAGGCAGTTCCTAATCTAGATGCCTTGCTGACCCTGACTAGGATATTGAAGTTTCCTAAAGAGTATTTCTATGAGACCTCTGTTGAAGTTAAAACAGGCAGCACATATTTTCGATCGTTACTGAGTACAGGAAAAAAAGAAAGAGAAATGCATTATGATCGTGTCAAATATCTAACAATTATCCGTGCTTTGCTTGAAGAATACGTAGATTTTCCTGAACTCGATGTACCTGATTTCTCAGATCAGGATACTGAAAGAGTTGAAGAAATTGCTGAAAAGGTCAGAGAAGCGTGGTCTCTTGAAGATAAGCCAATAAAGGATATTATTTACTTGCTTGAGACCAAAGGGTTTGTGATTTCATCATTAATGTTAGGTAAAAAGTCAATTGATGCTTTCGGTTCACAACATGTTGTAAATGGGAAACAATATTATTCAATTGTTTTGGGGAATGATAAGAAGTCTTTTTACAGACGCCAATTCGATGTAGCTCATGAATTAGGTCATAAAGTCCTTCATGACCCGTATTTAAATATTGATGATTTGAGTAAGGAAGAGTTTAAACAGATAGAGCAAGAAGCAAATGATTTTGCAGCAGCGTTTCTTCTACCTAAGGAAAGTTTTCTAAGAGATGTGTCCATTCATCCAAATGATCTTATGTATTATAAGTTGCTTAAGAAAAAGTGGTCTGTCTCTATCGGTGCAATGGTTATGCGTGCTTATAAACTTGGTGCTATAAATGAAGGTACTTATCAGTATATGCAACGTTCTATAAGTAACAAAGGTTGGAGAACTAAAGAACCCTTAGATGATGTCAAAGACTTAAGAGATCCAGTTTCTATGAAGCAAGCTGTAGAGCTATTAATTGAGAATGATTATATATCCGGGGATACATTTATGCAGAAACTATCGCAACAATATGGATTGAGCTTACTTCGTGAAGAAGTAGAGGAACTACTTGGATTAGAAGAAGGATATTTAAAAACAGAAGTATCTTATTCTGGGAATATTGTGAGTATAAAAGATAAGTTGGACTCGAAAACTAGAGAATCTGCCAACTGA